From the genome of Flavobacterium luteolum, one region includes:
- a CDS encoding ABC transporter permease, translated as MFNIERWQEIFEAISKNRLRTFLTGVSVASGIFILVILLGAGKGLQNGIEKQFERDAAGIIEVWSGTTTKEYKGLNPGRQIQFRNSDYNQSVQKFEDKLDLRASTNNYWGQAFAYGKESGSYQFRGVDPDYGGIENLTIVQGRYINAKDLESNAKVAVIGMKLKTDLLKDKEAIGEEILINNINFKVVGVFTDPGGEREETRAYLPLTTVQKTFGGGDKISNLFFTLKKTNDYDEALAQSEKFTQDLKDLLKSKNVVAPEDDGGVGVYNSVKDAKQFYDLNLYIRLFFWWVGICTIIAGVVGVSNIMLIIVKERTKEIGIRKALGASPFSIITMILHESIFITTIAGFVGLLASLALLEFVGPMVQSEYFRNPEVDFSVALTTLVLLVFAGAMAGFFPAYRAAKIKPIVALRDE; from the coding sequence ATGTTTAATATTGAACGCTGGCAGGAAATATTTGAAGCCATTTCGAAAAACCGCTTAAGAACATTCTTAACAGGGGTTTCTGTGGCTTCTGGAATTTTTATTTTGGTAATCCTACTTGGTGCAGGTAAAGGTTTACAGAACGGAATTGAAAAACAATTCGAACGTGATGCGGCTGGAATTATCGAGGTTTGGTCTGGAACAACTACCAAAGAATACAAAGGGCTAAATCCAGGAAGACAGATTCAGTTTCGCAATAGCGATTATAATCAATCGGTACAGAAATTTGAAGATAAATTAGATCTAAGAGCTTCAACAAATAATTACTGGGGGCAGGCTTTTGCTTATGGTAAAGAATCGGGAAGTTATCAGTTTAGAGGTGTAGATCCAGATTATGGAGGAATAGAAAATTTGACCATTGTTCAAGGACGTTATATCAATGCAAAGGATTTAGAAAGTAACGCAAAAGTGGCTGTTATCGGGATGAAGTTGAAAACCGATTTGCTTAAAGATAAAGAAGCAATAGGTGAAGAAATCTTAATCAACAACATTAACTTCAAAGTGGTCGGAGTTTTTACAGATCCAGGAGGAGAGAGAGAAGAAACACGTGCTTATTTACCTTTAACTACAGTTCAGAAAACATTTGGCGGTGGCGATAAAATTAGCAACTTGTTTTTTACCCTTAAAAAGACAAACGATTATGATGAAGCATTGGCTCAGTCTGAAAAATTTACACAAGATTTAAAAGATTTATTAAAGAGTAAAAATGTAGTGGCGCCTGAGGATGACGGTGGTGTCGGAGTTTATAATTCGGTTAAAGATGCTAAACAATTTTACGATTTAAACTTATATATCAGACTCTTTTTCTGGTGGGTTGGTATCTGTACGATTATCGCTGGTGTAGTTGGAGTAAGTAATATCATGCTAATCATTGTAAAAGAACGTACAAAAGAAATCGGAATTAGAAAAGCGCTGGGAGCATCGCCTTTTTCTATTATAACGATGATTCTTCATGAGTCAATTTTTATTACAACTATTGCAGGTTTTGTTGGATTATTGGCCAGTCTTGCACTATTGGAATTTGTAGGACCGATGGTTCAGAGCGAATATTTTAGAAATCCTGAAGTAGATTTTAGTGTTGCTTTAACTACTTTGGTATTACTTGTTTTTGCTGGGGCAATGGCAGGATTTTTCCCAGCTTACAGAGCAGCCAAAATTAAACCTATTGTAGCACTTAGAGACGAATAA
- a CDS encoding ABC transporter permease: MFKKDNWDEILQALTANPFRTILTAFGVFWGIFILVILLAAGNGLENGIKKGFDGIATNTMFMWSQTTSKAYKGLPKTRRYDFRNSDVTALKAALPDLLYVSPRNQLGDFNGTNNVVRGTKTSAFTIYGDYPELIKQQPMDIIKGRFVNQQDIEQRRKVCVIGKGVISELYGKEEEAVGTYIKINSINFMVVGVYKSKQQGGNAEQEQKNIFIPFTTFQQAFNYGDKVGWMALTAKDETSITDLKPKILEIIKALHSINPTDERAVGNFDLYEQFNKVQSLFNILKVIAYFVGTLVLISGVIGISNIMLIVVKERTKEIGIRRALGATPGAIRGQILSESIFLTIISGMLGIAVATGVIALLNMVLDSMPPDQNTMFANPTVDLGVVFVALIILVGSGLLAGFIPAQTAINVKPVDALRTE; encoded by the coding sequence ATGTTTAAAAAAGATAATTGGGACGAGATTTTACAGGCCTTAACCGCCAATCCTTTCAGGACTATCCTGACAGCTTTTGGTGTTTTTTGGGGAATTTTTATCTTGGTAATTTTACTTGCTGCAGGTAATGGTTTGGAAAATGGTATCAAAAAAGGTTTTGATGGCATCGCGACCAATACCATGTTTATGTGGAGTCAAACCACCTCTAAGGCTTATAAAGGTTTGCCAAAAACAAGACGTTATGATTTTAGAAATAGCGATGTAACTGCTTTAAAAGCGGCGTTGCCAGATTTATTATATGTTTCACCAAGAAATCAGTTAGGTGATTTTAACGGAACAAATAATGTTGTAAGAGGTACAAAAACTTCTGCATTTACAATTTACGGAGATTATCCAGAGCTTATTAAACAACAGCCAATGGATATCATTAAAGGAAGATTTGTAAACCAGCAAGATATTGAACAAAGAAGAAAAGTCTGTGTAATTGGTAAAGGTGTTATCAGCGAACTTTATGGTAAAGAAGAAGAGGCCGTTGGAACCTATATCAAAATTAACAGTATCAATTTTATGGTTGTTGGGGTTTATAAATCAAAACAACAGGGAGGAAATGCAGAACAAGAACAGAAGAATATTTTCATTCCTTTTACAACTTTTCAGCAGGCCTTTAATTATGGGGATAAAGTGGGATGGATGGCACTTACAGCAAAAGACGAAACTTCTATAACCGATTTAAAGCCTAAAATTTTAGAAATTATAAAAGCATTGCATTCTATAAATCCGACAGATGAGAGGGCGGTTGGAAATTTTGATTTGTACGAGCAATTTAATAAAGTGCAAAGCTTATTTAATATTTTAAAAGTAATTGCGTATTTCGTAGGAACATTAGTTTTGATTTCGGGTGTAATCGGAATTTCGAATATTATGCTGATTGTGGTTAAAGAACGTACAAAAGAAATCGGAATTAGAAGAGCTTTAGGAGCGACTCCTGGAGCAATTAGAGGGCAGATATTATCTGAGTCAATATTTTTAACCATTATTTCAGGTATGCTTGGAATTGCTGTTGCAACAGGAGTTATAGCACTTTTAAATATGGTGTTAGATTCGATGCCTCCTGATCAAAATACTATGTTTGCCAATCCAACTGTAGATTTAGGAGTTGTATTTGTAGCATTAATTATATTAGTAGGATCTGGTTTGCTCGCTGGATTTATCCCAGCACAGACCGCAATCAATGTGAAACCTGTAGATGCATTAAGAACAGAATAA
- a CDS encoding efflux RND transporter periplasmic adaptor subunit: protein MKKGVTVTILIFIAIVFFGALYYLYAKNQESPIVFKTEKAEIKTIVKNTIATGNIQPDEEVLIKPNISGIIEEVYIKAGEKIKAGDMIAKIRVVANVSNVSNSQNQVQTAKIALDNQEKIYKRQKTLFEKDVISANDYDAALLAYNQAKQNYLAAKQGLDIVKTGTTSSLGSYANTLIRSTVNGMVLDVPVKVGNQVIESNNFNEGTTIASVADVGRMIFIGKIDESEVGKIKEKMPIEITIGAIENKKFDAVLNYIAPKGVTENGAIQFEIKAQMVNRDDTFIRAGLSANASIILEKAEKVLAIKESLVQFDKKTQKPYVEVETAPQKFQRRDLVLGVSDGIYVQVKSGVNDTDKIKIWNQGLINEGDKEKK from the coding sequence ATGAAAAAAGGAGTAACGGTAACCATTTTAATATTTATTGCAATTGTTTTTTTTGGCGCACTTTATTATTTGTATGCTAAAAACCAAGAGTCGCCGATTGTATTTAAAACGGAAAAAGCAGAAATAAAAACCATCGTAAAAAATACTATTGCGACAGGTAATATTCAGCCTGATGAAGAGGTTCTAATCAAACCAAATATTTCAGGTATCATTGAAGAAGTGTACATCAAAGCTGGTGAAAAAATCAAAGCTGGTGATATGATTGCTAAGATTAGAGTTGTAGCGAATGTTTCGAACGTGAGCAATTCTCAGAATCAAGTGCAGACGGCTAAAATAGCATTAGATAATCAGGAAAAAATTTACAAAAGACAGAAAACATTATTCGAAAAAGATGTTATTTCTGCAAATGATTATGATGCAGCTTTACTTGCTTATAATCAAGCAAAACAAAACTATTTAGCGGCAAAACAAGGTTTGGATATCGTTAAAACAGGGACAACTTCTTCTTTAGGTAGCTATGCCAATACCTTAATTCGCTCTACGGTGAACGGAATGGTATTAGATGTTCCAGTAAAAGTAGGTAACCAAGTTATCGAAAGTAATAACTTCAACGAAGGAACTACAATTGCAAGTGTTGCCGATGTTGGAAGAATGATCTTTATTGGAAAAATCGATGAATCTGAGGTTGGAAAGATCAAAGAAAAAATGCCAATTGAGATTACAATTGGTGCTATCGAAAATAAAAAGTTTGACGCGGTTTTAAATTATATTGCTCCAAAAGGAGTTACAGAAAATGGGGCAATCCAATTTGAGATTAAAGCACAAATGGTTAACAGAGACGATACTTTTATTAGAGCTGGTTTAAGTGCAAACGCTTCTATTATTTTAGAAAAAGCAGAGAAAGTTCTAGCAATAAAAGAATCTTTGGTTCAATTTGACAAAAAAACACAAAAGCCTTATGTAGAAGTTGAAACTGCTCCACAAAAATTTCAAAGAAGAGATTTGGTTCTTGGAGTTAGTGACGGAATCTATGTTCAAGTTAAAAGTGGTGTAAATGATACAGACAAAATTAAAATCTGGAACCAGGGCTTGATTAACGAAGGAGACAAAGAAAAAAAATAA
- a CDS encoding TolC family protein — protein MKINKYNSLIFAVLFGFGLTGQAQTKKWTLEECVRYALENNITIKQSELDLKNADIDKKAALGNYLPSVNGNASHSWNIGLNQDVTTGILRNQTTQYSSVGLSAGVDIYKGLQNQNTMRKAKLTIISSQYQLLKMQEDISLNVASAFLQILSNKEDLKVKKEQLTIDEKRYARSEEMVNAGTIPRGDLFDLKATVATDKQNIAVSENNLLISKLSLAQLLQLKEFADFDVVDDTNAMDENNILAQSPIEIYNKAKETRTELKLAQTNLEIAEKNVAIAKGAFQPTLSAFYNFNTRASYSDVIRGTTPNLANPTSQIGYVQGTNQPVLQDNYTPVLGKADPILDQFSDNKGQSFGFQLSVPIFNGFSVRNNVERNKVSLEKSKIDLEQKSLDLQRNVYTAFTDARGALNTYESSTVTLEARQQAYNYAKEKYDVGLMNSFDFTQAQTLLTNAQSDVIRTKYDYMFKIKILEFYFGIPIVPIITK, from the coding sequence ATGAAAATAAATAAATATAATAGTCTTATTTTTGCAGTGTTATTCGGATTCGGATTAACTGGACAGGCACAAACTAAGAAATGGACTTTAGAAGAGTGTGTGAGATACGCACTCGAAAACAATATCACGATTAAGCAATCGGAACTGGATTTAAAAAATGCTGATATTGATAAAAAAGCTGCATTAGGAAATTATCTTCCATCTGTAAACGGAAATGCTTCTCATTCTTGGAATATCGGTTTGAACCAAGATGTAACAACGGGTATTTTACGTAATCAAACTACACAATATTCTTCTGTTGGTTTGAGTGCTGGTGTAGATATTTACAAAGGTCTGCAGAATCAAAATACGATGAGAAAAGCGAAGTTAACAATCATTTCTTCGCAATATCAGTTGTTAAAAATGCAAGAAGATATTTCTCTGAATGTGGCAAGCGCATTTTTGCAGATTTTATCTAACAAAGAAGATTTGAAAGTTAAAAAAGAACAGTTAACAATCGACGAGAAGAGATATGCGCGTTCTGAAGAAATGGTAAATGCAGGGACTATTCCTCGTGGGGATTTGTTCGATTTGAAAGCAACTGTAGCAACAGACAAACAAAATATCGCCGTTTCTGAAAATAATTTATTGATCTCGAAATTGAGTTTGGCGCAGCTTTTACAATTAAAAGAATTTGCAGATTTTGATGTTGTTGATGATACCAATGCAATGGACGAAAACAATATTCTAGCTCAGAGTCCAATTGAAATCTACAATAAAGCTAAAGAAACTAGAACAGAGTTAAAATTAGCACAGACCAATCTTGAAATTGCTGAGAAAAATGTTGCTATCGCAAAAGGAGCCTTTCAGCCAACTTTAAGTGCTTTCTATAACTTTAATACTAGAGCAAGTTACAGTGATGTTATAAGAGGTACTACACCAAATCTAGCAAACCCAACTTCACAGATTGGATATGTTCAGGGAACCAATCAGCCAGTTCTTCAGGATAATTATACGCCAGTTTTGGGTAAAGCAGATCCAATATTAGACCAGTTTAGTGATAACAAAGGACAATCTTTTGGATTTCAGCTTTCCGTTCCTATCTTTAATGGATTCTCAGTTAGAAATAATGTAGAGCGTAATAAAGTAAGTTTAGAAAAATCTAAAATAGATTTAGAGCAAAAAAGTTTAGATTTGCAGCGTAACGTTTATACTGCGTTTACTGATGCAAGAGGAGCTCTGAATACATACGAATCTTCTACTGTAACTTTAGAAGCAAGACAGCAGGCTTACAATTATGCAAAAGAAAAATATGATGTTGGTTTAATGAATTCATTTGATTTCACACAAGCTCAAACATTATTGACCAATGCGCAGTCTGATGTTATCAGAACAAAATACGATTACATGTTCAAAATTAAAATATTAGAGTTTTATTTCGGAATTCCAATTGTTCCAATTATTACAAAATAA
- a CDS encoding efflux RND transporter periplasmic adaptor subunit yields MSKKTVYFLLGGAIVLIAALVGLSKAGVIGNKDEGKEVETAKVMASTIVETVSATGKIQPEIEVKIASMVSGEIISLNVKEGQVVKKGDLLVKINPDLYTSGLDRSVANLAGTKASLTQSDASFKEAKANYERNKILYDKGVISKSDWDKVISTFEVAKATKQSAYYNVQSASASVTEARDNLGRTTIYSPADGTISVLNVELGERVLGTQQMAGTELLRVANLNNMEVEVDVNENDIVKIKIGDEANVEVDAYLKKKFKGVVTSISNSASTTLTSDQVTNFKVKVRILKDSYQDLLEGKPSTYSPFRPGMTATVDIITTTKTNVLAVPISSVVVKSDTTAVKDFKVEDPNEDKKAAPKSDKKFECVFVKVGDKAKIRVIKTGIQDDTNIEVMSGIKSGDVVITGPYTTVSKDLNSGDKVKLKKAETPKK; encoded by the coding sequence ATGTCAAAAAAAACAGTTTATTTCTTATTAGGCGGTGCAATAGTTTTAATTGCGGCTTTGGTTGGTCTTTCTAAGGCTGGAGTAATAGGAAATAAGGACGAAGGAAAAGAAGTAGAAACTGCAAAAGTGATGGCTTCAACGATTGTTGAAACAGTGTCTGCAACAGGTAAAATTCAGCCCGAAATTGAGGTTAAAATTGCGTCGATGGTTTCGGGCGAGATAATTTCATTAAATGTAAAAGAAGGGCAGGTAGTAAAAAAAGGTGATTTATTAGTAAAGATAAATCCCGATTTATATACCTCTGGATTAGATAGATCTGTTGCAAATCTAGCTGGAACAAAAGCAAGTCTTACTCAATCTGACGCTAGTTTTAAAGAAGCAAAAGCAAATTATGAGCGTAATAAAATATTATATGATAAGGGTGTAATCTCAAAATCAGATTGGGATAAAGTTATATCTACTTTTGAAGTTGCCAAAGCAACAAAACAAAGTGCGTATTATAATGTTCAAAGTGCTTCGGCGTCAGTTACCGAAGCTCGAGACAACTTAGGCCGTACAACGATTTATTCTCCAGCAGATGGAACTATTTCTGTATTAAATGTAGAATTGGGAGAAAGAGTTTTAGGAACGCAACAAATGGCTGGAACTGAGCTTTTGCGTGTAGCCAATTTAAACAATATGGAAGTTGAAGTTGATGTAAACGAAAATGACATTGTAAAAATTAAAATTGGTGACGAAGCAAATGTTGAAGTTGACGCCTATCTAAAAAAGAAATTTAAGGGAGTAGTAACGAGTATTTCAAACTCAGCAAGTACAACTTTGACTTCAGATCAGGTAACGAATTTTAAAGTTAAAGTTCGTATTCTGAAAGATTCTTATCAAGATTTGTTAGAAGGAAAGCCAAGTACATATTCTCCTTTTAGACCTGGAATGACGGCTACGGTTGATATAATTACAACAACAAAAACAAATGTTTTGGCTGTGCCAATTAGTTCTGTTGTAGTAAAGTCGGATACTACTGCCGTAAAAGATTTTAAGGTTGAAGATCCAAATGAAGATAAAAAAGCAGCTCCTAAAAGTGATAAAAAATTCGAATGTGTTTTTGTGAAAGTTGGAGATAAAGCTAAGATTAGAGTCATTAAAACTGGAATTCAGGACGATACTAATATTGAAGTGATGTCTGGTATAAAATCGGGTGATGTTGTTATTACAGGTCCATATACAACAGTTTCTAAAGATCTTAATTCTGGAGACAAGGTAAAACTTAAGAAAGCCGAAACTCCAAAGAAATAA
- the tsaB gene encoding tRNA (adenosine(37)-N6)-threonylcarbamoyltransferase complex dimerization subunit type 1 TsaB codes for MSFILNIETATKNCSVSIAKDGQTIVCSELADEGYSHAEKLHVFIEEVIAKAGISVHELKAVAVSQGPGSYTGLRIGVSAAKGLCYALNIPLIAVDTMQTLASQAGVADGKIVPMLDARRMEVYSAVFNSDLTLERAIKAEIIDENSFQEYTDKLYFVGDCADKCKPVLTKDNFVFLENIKYPSAQAMSKISFDKYQKSDTVDVAYFEPYYLKDFIITAPSKKE; via the coding sequence TTGTCTTTTATTCTCAATATCGAAACGGCTACTAAAAATTGTTCTGTATCTATAGCAAAAGATGGTCAGACCATTGTTTGCAGTGAATTGGCTGATGAAGGATATTCGCATGCCGAAAAACTGCATGTTTTTATTGAAGAAGTAATCGCAAAAGCGGGAATTTCGGTACATGAATTAAAGGCTGTTGCTGTTAGCCAAGGGCCAGGATCATATACAGGTTTAAGAATTGGTGTTTCGGCAGCAAAAGGCTTGTGTTATGCTTTAAATATTCCGTTGATTGCTGTTGATACGATGCAGACTTTGGCATCGCAAGCAGGAGTTGCAGACGGAAAAATTGTACCTATGTTAGATGCACGCCGTATGGAAGTGTACAGCGCTGTTTTTAATTCAGATTTGACGTTGGAAAGAGCTATAAAGGCCGAAATTATTGACGAAAATTCATTTCAGGAATATACCGACAAACTTTATTTTGTTGGTGATTGTGCTGATAAATGCAAACCTGTTTTGACTAAAGACAATTTTGTATTTTTAGAAAATATTAAATATCCTTCTGCACAAGCAATGAGCAAAATCAGTTTTGATAAGTATCAAAAAAGCGACACTGTAGATGTCGCTTATTTTGAACCTTATTATTTAAAAGATTTTATAATTACAGCTCCTTCAAAAAAGGAATAA
- a CDS encoding mechanosensitive ion channel family protein, which yields MNLSPEQVSKYISRFIDILVDYSPKLISAFLILFIGLYAIRLINRIIRKIMIQRNLDPTLTKFLSDILLWALRILLFVTFISKLGIETSSFVAILGAMGLAVGLSLQGSLSNFAGGMLIIVFKPFKVGDTIEAQGVVATVLEIQIFVTKMLTANNQTVFVPNGSLSNGNIINYSMQGERRADLTFAISYDSDIKKAKEILLDVLNKNPKVLKKPAPEVFVKNLSASSIDFAVRPWAKNANYGAVFSETLENCKIALDEAGIAIQPYTIQK from the coding sequence ATGAATCTTAGTCCAGAACAAGTCAGTAAATACATAAGCCGTTTTATTGACATTTTAGTTGATTATTCACCAAAACTGATTTCTGCTTTTTTAATCTTATTTATTGGTTTATACGCCATCAGACTGATTAATCGAATTATTAGAAAAATAATGATTCAGCGAAATCTAGATCCAACATTAACAAAATTCTTATCCGATATTTTATTGTGGGCGCTTCGAATATTATTATTCGTAACCTTTATTTCTAAATTAGGAATTGAAACTTCGTCGTTCGTCGCTATTTTAGGAGCAATGGGTCTTGCTGTTGGTTTATCATTGCAAGGATCGCTTTCTAATTTTGCCGGAGGAATGCTTATTATTGTTTTTAAGCCATTTAAAGTTGGAGATACAATAGAAGCACAAGGCGTTGTTGCAACGGTTCTCGAAATCCAGATTTTTGTAACCAAAATGCTTACAGCAAATAATCAGACTGTATTTGTTCCTAACGGCTCTTTGTCTAATGGAAATATCATTAATTATTCCATGCAAGGAGAAAGAAGAGCAGATCTAACTTTTGCCATTTCTTACGATTCAGATATCAAAAAAGCAAAAGAAATTCTTTTAGATGTTTTGAATAAAAACCCTAAAGTATTGAAGAAACCTGCTCCAGAGGTTTTTGTAAAAAATCTATCAGCAAGTTCTATTGATTTTGCTGTTCGTCCTTGGGCTAAAAATGCCAATTACGGAGCTGTATTTTCTGAAACTTTAGAGAATTGCAAAATAGCATTGGATGAGGCTGGAATTGCAATTCAGCCCTACACAATACAGAAATAA
- a CDS encoding YtxH domain-containing protein, producing MGLSSFFKNLFGSTKESVTELANNAEETFEQAKEAAAPYIEKAEAFAEETIEKVKEVSEPIIDNASDYAEKAKDTVSEYADKAAKVVNDVVDSVKEKTASLATSDTPETISETVVDESEKTVAEVEEIADDAAEKA from the coding sequence ATGGGATTATCTTCATTTTTTAAAAATTTGTTTGGCTCAACGAAAGAGTCTGTAACTGAATTGGCAAATAATGCCGAAGAGACTTTTGAGCAAGCAAAGGAAGCCGCAGCACCTTATATTGAGAAAGCAGAAGCTTTTGCGGAAGAAACAATTGAAAAAGTAAAAGAAGTTTCGGAACCAATTATTGACAATGCATCAGATTATGCTGAAAAAGCAAAAGACACTGTAAGCGAATATGCTGATAAAGCAGCTAAAGTCGTAAATGACGTGGTTGATTCTGTTAAAGAAAAAACAGCTTCTTTAGCAACCAGCGATACGCCAGAAACTATTTCTGAAACTGTGGTTGACGAAAGCGAGAAAACAGTAGCGGAAGTAGAAGAAATCGCTGATGACGCTGCTGAGAAAGCATAA
- a CDS encoding NifU family protein, whose product MTKITIKETQNPTILKFEFEDFITQNQNFEFKNIDEAQASPLAQQLFYLPFVKTVYISGNFIAIERYSIVDWDDVKDAVAEQISAFVDKGGVIIKIDETKPKKQPITVYGETTPNPSALKFVVSRMLTRNAIEYKNIDQTASSPLAQELFKFPYVKEIFIDENYISVTKYEINNWDEITLELRTFIKQFIENGGTVLDESLIETKAKTEATKDEAFDKLDVTSQQIINILEEYVKPAVAADGGNIAFESYNEDDKTVKVLLQGACSGCPSSTFTLKSGIENMLKSMLNDDAIKVEASNA is encoded by the coding sequence ATGACTAAAATCACTATAAAAGAAACCCAAAATCCAACTATTTTAAAGTTTGAATTTGAGGATTTCATTACTCAAAACCAGAACTTTGAGTTTAAAAATATTGACGAAGCACAAGCTTCTCCTCTAGCTCAGCAATTATTCTATTTACCGTTTGTTAAAACAGTTTATATTTCAGGAAACTTTATTGCTATCGAAAGATATAGTATTGTAGATTGGGATGATGTTAAAGATGCTGTTGCTGAACAAATCAGTGCTTTTGTTGATAAAGGTGGCGTTATCATTAAAATTGATGAAACAAAACCAAAAAAACAGCCTATTACAGTTTACGGAGAAACAACTCCAAATCCTTCTGCATTAAAATTTGTTGTGAGCAGAATGCTTACTCGTAATGCAATAGAGTACAAAAATATTGATCAGACAGCTTCTTCTCCATTAGCTCAGGAATTATTCAAATTCCCTTATGTGAAAGAAATTTTTATTGATGAAAATTATATTTCGGTTACAAAATATGAAATCAATAACTGGGATGAAATCACTTTAGAATTAAGAACTTTCATTAAACAATTTATAGAAAACGGAGGAACTGTTTTAGACGAAAGCTTAATTGAAACTAAAGCCAAAACTGAAGCAACAAAAGATGAGGCTTTTGATAAACTAGATGTTACATCACAGCAAATTATAAACATCTTAGAAGAATACGTAAAACCAGCAGTAGCTGCCGATGGTGGAAATATTGCTTTTGAATCTTACAATGAAGATGATAAAACGGTAAAAGTATTATTGCAAGGTGCTTGCAGCGGTTGCCCTTCATCTACATTTACTTTAAAAAGCGGTATCGAAAATATGTTGAAAAGCATGCTAAACGATGATGCTATTAAAGTAGAGGCATCAAATGCGTAA
- a CDS encoding PorP/SprF family type IX secretion system membrane protein, which translates to MKLKIKVLLIFLITAFHSYSQEGIPVYSDYLSDNYYLIHPSMAGAANCAKIRLTARKQWFGQDDAPSLQTLSFNGRIDERSGAGVILFNDKNGYHSQKGLKATYAHHIMFSRDEIDLNQLSFGISGGVMQNQLDETKFGPTLDPLITNSVLNDTYFTMDVGASYNFMDFYAHATVQGLIQTRRDLYSDYENNNLRKFLFSAGYVFGKNDNWTWEPSILFQFFDQTKEKTIDLNMKAYKNMDFGSLWAALSYRRGFEGTNYLSGTSVSSQKLQYFTPIVGVNFKNFMFAYTYTQVLGDVKFDTGGYHQITLGINLFCKKERYDCNCPAIN; encoded by the coding sequence ATGAAATTAAAAATCAAGGTTTTATTAATTTTTCTCATTACTGCTTTTCATTCCTATTCCCAAGAGGGAATTCCTGTTTATTCAGATTATTTGTCTGATAATTATTATCTTATTCACCCCTCAATGGCTGGTGCGGCAAACTGTGCCAAGATTAGATTAACTGCTAGAAAACAATGGTTTGGGCAAGACGATGCGCCATCTTTGCAAACACTAAGTTTTAACGGAAGAATAGACGAACGTTCGGGAGCTGGTGTTATTCTTTTTAACGATAAAAATGGATATCATTCTCAAAAAGGGTTAAAAGCAACCTATGCGCATCATATTATGTTTTCGAGAGATGAGATAGATTTAAATCAGTTGTCTTTTGGTATAAGCGGAGGAGTAATGCAGAATCAGTTGGATGAGACTAAATTTGGTCCTACACTTGATCCTTTGATTACTAATTCAGTGCTTAACGATACTTATTTTACAATGGATGTTGGAGCTTCATATAATTTTATGGATTTTTACGCTCATGCGACTGTTCAGGGTCTAATACAAACTAGAAGAGATCTTTATTCAGATTATGAAAATAACAATTTAAGAAAGTTTTTATTTAGCGCGGGTTATGTGTTTGGCAAGAATGATAATTGGACATGGGAACCTTCTATCCTTTTTCAGTTTTTTGATCAGACCAAAGAAAAAACAATCGATCTGAACATGAAAGCTTATAAAAACATGGATTTTGGAAGTCTATGGGCGGCTTTGTCTTATCGAAGAGGTTTTGAGGGTACAAATTATTTGTCGGGAACTAGTGTTTCTTCTCAAAAACTACAATATTTCACTCCTATTGTTGGGGTTAATTTTAAGAACTTTATGTTTGCTTATACTTATACTCAAGTCTTAGGCGATGTAAAGTTTGATACAGGCGGTTATCATCAAATTACATTAGGAATTAACTTGTTCTGTAAAAAAGAACGTTACGATTGTAATTGTCCTGCAATTAATTAA